Proteins encoded together in one Neobacillus sp. FSL H8-0543 window:
- a CDS encoding homoserine dehydrogenase, translating to MKAISIGLLGLGTVGSGVVKIIKNHQDKLMHQVGCPVVIKKILVQDLHKIRPVDVDRHLLTSDANDILLDNEIDVIIEVMGGVGETKEYLLSALRQGKHVVTANKDLMALHGSELLSVASEHGCDLFYEASVAGGIPILRGLVDGLASDRITQMMGIVNGTTNYILTKMSTEGLAYEDVLKEAQELGFAEADPTSDVEGLDAARKMTILATLGFSMHIDLADVNVSGISKVTEEDLHYGKQLGYTMKLLGYAHREGEKVEVSVQPTFLSNNHPLASVQNEYNAVYVYGEAVGETMFYGPGAGSLPTATAVVSDLVGVMKNLRLGVNGKSAVTPQYPKQLKDNEEKYSKYFLRIHVQDEVGVFSEITSIFAKYGVSFEKILQLPVKKHETSEIVVVTHKASLTNYDAILLELNDMQAVKEIKSAYKVVRKSL from the coding sequence ATGAAAGCAATTTCGATTGGTCTACTAGGTTTAGGAACAGTTGGTTCAGGTGTTGTAAAAATAATAAAAAATCACCAAGATAAATTAATGCACCAAGTCGGGTGTCCCGTTGTAATCAAAAAAATCCTTGTCCAGGATTTACATAAAATTAGGCCTGTAGATGTGGATAGGCATTTATTAACATCGGATGCAAATGATATTCTTTTGGACAATGAAATTGATGTAATCATAGAAGTAATGGGCGGTGTAGGGGAAACAAAGGAATATTTGTTAAGTGCCCTTCGTCAAGGAAAACATGTGGTAACTGCAAATAAAGACTTGATGGCCTTGCATGGATCCGAGCTGTTATCCGTTGCTTCGGAACATGGCTGCGATTTATTCTATGAAGCAAGTGTTGCTGGGGGAATTCCAATCTTAAGAGGCTTAGTAGATGGTCTTGCATCAGATCGCATTACGCAAATGATGGGTATTGTAAATGGAACGACTAATTATATTTTAACAAAAATGAGTACAGAAGGATTGGCCTATGAAGATGTGCTAAAAGAAGCTCAAGAGCTTGGATTTGCTGAAGCTGATCCAACCTCTGATGTTGAAGGACTAGATGCGGCGCGTAAAATGACCATATTAGCGACATTAGGATTTTCGATGCATATTGATTTGGCTGATGTTAATGTTTCAGGGATTTCCAAAGTGACAGAAGAAGATTTGCATTATGGAAAGCAGTTGGGATATACAATGAAACTCCTTGGTTACGCCCATCGCGAGGGTGAAAAAGTAGAGGTAAGTGTCCAGCCGACATTCTTGTCCAATAACCATCCGTTGGCATCTGTTCAAAACGAGTACAATGCTGTTTATGTTTATGGTGAAGCGGTGGGTGAAACGATGTTCTATGGTCCGGGCGCAGGGAGTTTACCGACAGCAACAGCGGTTGTTTCAGATTTAGTGGGAGTCATGAAAAATTTACGCCTTGGGGTAAACGGCAAGAGTGCAGTTACACCACAATATCCTAAACAATTAAAGGATAATGAGGAAAAGTACTCTAAATACTTTTTGCGCATTCATGTCCAAGATGAAGTTGGCGTATTTTCGGAGATTACCTCAATATTTGCAAAGTATGGTGTAAGCTTTGAAAAAATACTTCAGCTTCCAGTAAAGAAGCACGAAACGTCAGAAATTGTTGTGGTAACCCATAAAGCATCTCTAACTAATTATGATGCGATTCTACTAGAATTAAATGATATGCAAGCAGTTAAGGAAATAAAAAGTGCTTATAAGGTGGTGAGGAAATCATTATGA
- a CDS encoding HAD family hydrolase produces MIKTILFDVDGVLLSEEHYFDASALTVWELLISKNYLALSPDTYKTDYNEEEISAIRELVFEKDQVLKFLKSRGLNANWDMIYLTFSYQLIHLLAQIKDSEFENINKWCLSPIDRNVLLEMGKVLNQYEVKVDYQLFVRDFQRFPGMKEELFDFLNILVKEKLGVVTSIFSEKGALWSVCEHVSQEWYVGDENVVNSTGRPSVQLGKKGFLANETTLASKKEIDELFTFLVESGHTIGIGTGRPRLETVLPFRHLDWLKHFDDNRIITADEVFQAENEHPEKKSLSKPNPFTYIMAINGKQTSVEACLNTILPIDQGDEILVVGDSLADLLAARQMGCQFAAVLTGLSGKDARRDFEEQQADYILDSVLDIKGILEPSQK; encoded by the coding sequence GTGATTAAAACAATATTGTTCGACGTTGACGGAGTCCTTTTGAGTGAGGAGCATTATTTTGATGCCTCAGCACTAACCGTTTGGGAGCTTTTAATCAGTAAGAATTACTTAGCACTATCACCAGATACATATAAAACAGATTACAATGAAGAAGAAATATCCGCGATAAGAGAGCTCGTATTTGAAAAGGATCAAGTATTGAAGTTTCTAAAGTCACGTGGGCTCAACGCTAACTGGGACATGATTTACCTGACATTTAGCTATCAGCTAATCCACCTGTTAGCACAAATAAAAGATAGTGAATTTGAAAATATAAACAAATGGTGCCTGTCACCGATCGATCGTAATGTACTGCTAGAGATGGGAAAGGTATTAAACCAGTATGAAGTTAAAGTGGATTATCAATTATTCGTAAGAGATTTTCAGCGTTTCCCTGGCATGAAGGAGGAACTTTTTGACTTTCTTAATATCTTGGTAAAAGAGAAATTAGGGGTAGTTACCAGTATCTTCAGTGAGAAAGGTGCGCTGTGGTCTGTGTGTGAACATGTATCCCAGGAATGGTATGTAGGCGATGAAAATGTTGTTAATTCTACTGGCAGACCATCAGTTCAGCTTGGAAAGAAGGGCTTCTTAGCAAATGAAACGACATTAGCATCTAAGAAGGAAATTGATGAGCTGTTTACATTCTTGGTGGAATCAGGCCATACGATTGGAATAGGAACTGGAAGACCAAGGCTTGAAACGGTCCTGCCATTTAGACATTTGGATTGGCTCAAGCATTTTGATGATAATCGTATCATCACAGCTGATGAGGTGTTTCAAGCGGAAAACGAGCATCCAGAAAAGAAATCATTATCAAAACCAAATCCATTTACGTACATTATGGCTATTAACGGTAAGCAGACTTCTGTCGAGGCTTGTTTAAATACTATTTTACCGATAGATCAGGGGGATGAAATTTTAGTAGTAGGCGACTCTTTAGCAGATCTGCTGGCGGCAAGACAAATGGGGTGTCAGTTTGCTGCCGTATTAACCGGTTTATCAGGAAAAGATGCGAGAAGAGACTTTGAAGAACAACAAGCCGATTATATACTTGATTCGGTACTAGATATCAAGGGAATTCTTGAACCTTCGCAGAAATAA
- the serA gene encoding phosphoglycerate dehydrogenase, whose protein sequence is MYKVLVTDGISETGLKGLFEHPNFIVERQPTLQLEELKNIIGDYEALIIRSQTKVTEELLHYADRLKVIARAGVGVDNIDVNAATRKGIIVINAPGANTIAATEHTLAMMLSLARKIPQAHKKTSSGEWDRNSFKGVELYKKTLGVIGMGKIGTEVAKRAKSFGMNILGYDPYLTEDRAQKLGMTKASLDLIARESDFITIHTPLTNDTRKLVNEEYLSKTKKGVRFINVARGGIIDEKALVRAIQSGHVAGAALDVFEKEPVADPELLQNPNIIVTPHLGASTVEAQEKVAQEVSAEIIDILETQSITNAVNMPQMSGETQAKMQPYLLLGEQMGQLVIQLLKKAPAKIEINYYGDLIDEDTELLTRTMIKGILSYHLSDSVNLINALHLLKEQGVSYNVQKNATNKGFSNYVELIVSKGSETAKIGATVLNGYGARIMKINQYRIDVRPEKYLLYVKHQDVPGMIGKVGSLLGDFNINIGTMQVGRTVVGGEAIMVLTLDKKINKEIHQALTLINGLDEAQLLELSNVDSFYPGRLELEKIK, encoded by the coding sequence ATGTATAAAGTTTTAGTAACAGACGGAATTAGCGAAACAGGGTTAAAGGGTTTATTCGAGCACCCGAATTTCATTGTTGAACGTCAGCCAACACTGCAGCTGGAGGAATTAAAAAATATAATTGGGGATTATGAAGCCTTAATTATTCGCAGCCAAACAAAGGTTACTGAAGAGCTACTTCACTATGCGGACCGTCTTAAAGTAATTGCTAGAGCGGGGGTTGGCGTCGATAACATTGATGTGAATGCAGCAACACGAAAAGGAATCATCGTCATTAATGCTCCTGGTGCAAATACGATTGCAGCTACAGAACATACCTTAGCAATGATGCTTTCGTTAGCGAGAAAGATTCCTCAAGCACACAAAAAAACATCCTCTGGAGAATGGGATAGGAACTCTTTCAAAGGCGTGGAGCTTTATAAAAAAACACTAGGTGTCATTGGTATGGGTAAAATAGGTACAGAAGTGGCGAAACGGGCGAAAAGTTTCGGGATGAATATATTAGGCTATGACCCTTATTTAACAGAAGACAGAGCACAAAAACTTGGTATGACAAAAGCAAGCCTTGATTTGATTGCCCGTGAATCTGATTTCATTACTATTCATACCCCACTTACAAATGACACAAGAAAATTAGTCAATGAAGAGTATTTAAGCAAAACAAAAAAAGGCGTCCGTTTTATTAATGTGGCCCGAGGCGGGATTATCGATGAAAAAGCATTAGTTCGTGCGATACAATCCGGGCATGTTGCAGGGGCGGCACTAGATGTCTTTGAAAAAGAACCTGTCGCAGACCCAGAATTACTCCAAAACCCGAATATTATTGTAACTCCTCATCTTGGGGCGTCAACCGTAGAGGCACAGGAAAAAGTGGCACAGGAAGTAAGTGCTGAAATCATTGATATTCTTGAAACACAATCGATTACGAATGCAGTTAATATGCCGCAAATGTCGGGTGAAACACAGGCAAAAATGCAGCCATATTTACTATTAGGCGAACAGATGGGACAGTTAGTCATTCAATTATTAAAAAAGGCCCCTGCAAAAATTGAAATCAACTATTATGGGGATCTAATTGATGAGGACACTGAATTACTCACACGGACAATGATTAAAGGGATTCTATCCTATCATTTAAGTGACTCCGTTAACCTCATTAATGCTCTTCATCTATTGAAGGAGCAGGGGGTTTCCTATAATGTCCAAAAAAACGCCACGAATAAAGGTTTTTCCAATTATGTAGAATTAATAGTGTCTAAAGGCTCTGAAACAGCAAAAATTGGTGCAACAGTTTTAAATGGCTATGGCGCAAGGATAATGAAAATCAACCAGTATCGGATTGATGTACGACCTGAAAAATATCTCCTATATGTCAAACATCAAGATGTTCCCGGCATGATTGGAAAGGTTGGTTCTCTTCTCGGTGACTTCAATATAAATATTGGTACGATGCAAGTAGGAAGAACTGTCGTCGGTGGAGAGGCAATTATGGTGCTAACCCTTGATAAGAAAATAAATAAAGAAATACATCAAGCATTGACGTTAATTAACGGGTTAGACGAAGCTCAATTACTAGAGCTTTCTAATGTCGACTCCTTCTATCCAGGAAGGCTGGAGCTCGAGAAAATAAAATAA
- a CDS encoding cell wall hydrolase: MNKLKKLVIATGLILSMSAFTLTTQTEAASTHKVQSGETYYKIATKFGVPVHNLMKTNNAKSSLLYVGQNLVIPDATISAADKDLMARLVRAEAVGEPYAGKVAVATVILNRVDSPDFPNSIKAVINQISNGHYAFTPVQNGQINQPADAASKQAVNEALAFRGQGNGSLFFYNPKTAVSQWIFSRETTVTIGKHRFAR; this comes from the coding sequence ATGAATAAACTTAAAAAGCTAGTCATTGCTACTGGATTAATTTTATCAATGTCAGCATTTACACTAACAACCCAAACAGAGGCCGCATCTACGCATAAAGTACAATCTGGTGAAACGTATTATAAAATTGCTACCAAGTTTGGAGTTCCCGTTCATAACTTAATGAAAACAAACAATGCAAAAAGCTCCCTTCTTTATGTTGGACAAAATCTAGTAATCCCTGATGCTACTATTTCTGCAGCGGATAAGGATTTGATGGCACGTTTGGTTCGTGCAGAGGCAGTAGGGGAACCTTATGCAGGTAAAGTCGCTGTCGCTACGGTTATCTTAAACAGAGTAGACAGTCCTGATTTTCCTAATTCAATTAAGGCAGTTATCAACCAAATTTCTAATGGACATTATGCATTTACACCTGTTCAAAATGGACAAATCAATCAACCAGCAGATGCAGCTTCAAAACAGGCGGTTAATGAAGCATTAGCGTTTAGAGGACAAGGCAACGGGTCTCTATTCTTCTACAATCCGAAAACGGCAGTAAGTCAGTGGATCTTCTCACGTGAAACAACGGTAACTATCGGAAAACACCGTTTTGCGAGGTAA
- the thrC gene encoding threonine synthase, with amino-acid sequence MRWPGLIEAYKEFLPVTNETPTLTLNEGNTPLVKLERLSKEWGVELYVKLEGANPTGSFKDRGMVMAVAKAIEAGSKTIICASTGNTSAAAAAYAARAGLRCIVVIPEGKIALGKLAQAMMYGAEIISIEGNFDQALKMVRNISEEEPIALVNSVNPYRLEGQKTAAFEVCDQLGFAPDILAIPVGNAGNISAYWKGFKEYAEHKGTGLPRMFGFEAAGAAALVHNRVFENPETIATAIRIGNPASWNLAVSAVEESNGIFDEVSDDEIISAYKKVAAAEGIFAEPGSCASLAGIYKSIQKGKIEKGTKIVAVLTGNGLKDTDTAIQNSLVDVLQLPNDEKAVTEHIRGVVHR; translated from the coding sequence ATGAGATGGCCAGGATTGATTGAAGCCTATAAAGAATTTTTACCAGTTACCAACGAAACACCAACACTTACATTAAATGAAGGAAATACACCATTAGTAAAGCTTGAACGCCTTTCAAAAGAGTGGGGTGTTGAACTATATGTAAAACTGGAAGGTGCAAATCCTACGGGATCCTTCAAGGACCGCGGTATGGTGATGGCGGTAGCAAAGGCAATCGAGGCAGGGAGCAAAACAATCATTTGTGCCTCTACTGGAAATACATCCGCTGCGGCAGCGGCATATGCGGCTAGGGCTGGACTGCGTTGTATCGTTGTCATCCCTGAAGGAAAAATTGCTTTGGGGAAATTAGCGCAGGCGATGATGTATGGAGCTGAAATTATCTCCATTGAGGGGAACTTCGACCAAGCACTGAAAATGGTCCGAAATATTAGTGAGGAAGAACCGATAGCCCTTGTTAATTCCGTTAATCCCTACCGGCTGGAGGGACAAAAGACGGCGGCTTTTGAGGTTTGTGATCAACTAGGATTTGCACCTGATATTTTGGCAATACCAGTTGGAAATGCTGGAAACATTAGTGCCTATTGGAAAGGTTTTAAGGAATATGCAGAACATAAGGGAACAGGGCTGCCGAGAATGTTTGGCTTTGAAGCAGCAGGTGCCGCCGCACTCGTTCATAATCGTGTTTTTGAAAATCCTGAAACGATTGCTACAGCGATTCGGATTGGGAATCCGGCAAGCTGGAACTTAGCGGTATCTGCTGTTGAGGAATCAAATGGCATCTTTGACGAAGTCAGTGATGATGAAATTATTTCTGCTTATAAGAAGGTAGCGGCAGCTGAAGGGATTTTTGCAGAACCTGGGTCTTGTGCTTCCCTTGCAGGAATCTACAAATCGATTCAAAAGGGCAAAATTGAAAAAGGTACAAAGATTGTTGCTGTTCTAACAGGGAATGGCTTAAAAGATACGGATACGGCAATCCAGAATAGCCTTGTAGATGTATTGCAATTGCCGAATGATGAAAAAGCAGTGA